The DNA region CTTGTTCTGGGTGATATAGGCGTCATCGTCCCAAACAAAGCCGCCATTCCAGGCCCGATGGTAAACGAGCAGCGTAGCGGCCACCAGAATGAGGCCCATCAACCAACCGCGCCTGCCTTGCCACATGAGGAACGAATACCGCAATTGGGCGCCAGCGACAATTGATTTTGATGCGGGCCCGTTCATGCAGGCAGTTCATGCTTGATTTGAAGCGAGCGCTCCTTACTTTCCACAGATGCTAGTTACGGAAGCTCCAGATAAAGTTTCGACCAACGGCTCAGAGCCTGGCGCGGCGCGGGCCAGTGCCCGGGCCCCCGATGTTTGGTTGTCACATCCTGATTCATTTGCGCGGCGGCATATCGGCCCCAGCGCGGAGGAAACCTGCCAGATGCTCGAGTTGCTCGGCTACAGCAGCCTTGGGGCAATGATGGACGAGGCAATTCCAGCGGGCATTCGTCTCAACAGGCCGCTCCAATTACCCGCCGGGCGGAGCGAGCACGAAGTCCTGGACGAATTAAAGGCCATTGCCGGGCAGAACCAGGTGTTCCGATCCTACATCGGAATGGGTTATTCGGATTGCATCACTCCGGCCGTTATCCAGCGCAACCTGCTGGAAAACCCCGGCTGGTACACCCAATACACCCCTTACCAGGCCGAGATATCTCAAGGGCGCCTGGAAGGGCTTCTGGCCTTTCAAACAATGATCATTGATTTGACAGGGCTCGATGTAGCCAATGCCTCGTTGCTGGATGAGGGGACGGCAGCCGCTGAGGCGATGTCAATGTGCCATGGGCTAAAGGCGGAGCGGAACATTTTTTTTGTCTCGGCAGAATGCCATCCCCAGACGATCGATGTGGTTAACACGCGCGCTAAGGCATTGGGAATCGAAGTGCTGGTTGGTGATCATCGCCTGTTCCAATTTGACCAGCGCGTCTTTGGCGCTTTAGTCCAGTACCCGGACACCTACGGGGAGGTGCACGATTATGCGGGTTTTGTGGAGCAGGCGCACGCGGCGGGCGCGTTGGTGGCCGTGGCAGCAGACCTATTAAGCCTCACTTTGCTGCGCGCCCCCGGCGAGTTTGGAGCAGACATCGCCTTGGGCAGCGCGCAACGTTTTGGAGTGCCCCTGGGATACGGCGGGCCGCATGCGGCGTTTTTCGCGACACGCGAAGTTTTCAAACGGCATATGCCCGGGCGCATTGTCGGGGCATCCAAGGATGCAACCGGGCGGCCCGGGCTGCGGTTGGCGCTCCAGACGCGCGAGCAGCATATCCGCCGCGAGAAGGCCACCAGCAATATCTGCACCGCCCAAGCACTGCTGGCCAACATCGCCGCCATGTACGCTTGTTATCATGGGCCAGTCGGATTGAAACGGATTGCGTCGCGCACACGATTGCTGGCGCAGATACTGGCCAAGGGCCTCGAGCGCCTGGGTTACAAGACCGGGCCCGCAATCTTTTTCGACACCGTCCGCGTGGACATCGGAAACCAAAGCAGCGAACGCATCATCAAGCTGGCTGAAGGCCACAAAATGAATTTCCGCAACCTGGATGAACGGGCGTTTGGGCTCTCGCTGGATGAGACAACCAACGAGACGGACCTAGCGGAGATATGGCGCGTGTTCAATGCGGATCGCGCTCCGGGTTTTACGCCGGAGGAGCTGGCTGCCGATGTGGAGTTCGAGTATCCCGCCAAGCTGGCTCGCACGAGCCCCTATCTGGCGCATCCATTGTTCAACCGCCACCATTCGGAGACCGAGATGATGCGCTACCTGAAACGGTTGGAGGCGCGCGATTTATCTCTGACAACCTCGATGATTCCACTCGGTTCCTGCACGATGAAGCTCAATGCGGCTTTCGAAATGCTCCCCGTCACATGGCCCGAACTGAACCGGTTGCATCCTTTTTCCCCGCTGCGGCAGGCCCGAGGTTACCAGGTGTTGTTTCAGCAATTGGAGGAGTGGCTGGCTGAGGTGACCGGGTTTGAAGGCATCTCGCTGCAGCCCAATGCGGGGTCGCAGGGTGAGTATTCGGGGTTGCTGGTCATCCGTGCCTGGCACCAGAGCCGGGGCGAGGGTCATCGCAACGTCTGCTTGATCCCTGCCTCCGCCCATGGGACCAACCCGGCCAGCGCCGTGATGGCGGGCTTGCGGGTCGTGCCGGTCGCTTGCGATGCCCAGGGCAACATCGACCTTGCCGACCTCAAGGCCAAAGCCGAGGCGCACCGGGCCTCTCTGGCGGCTCTCATGGTCACCTATCCATCGACTCATGGTGTCTTTGAGGAAGGAATCCGGGAGCTTTGTGAGATCGTTCACGCCAGTGGAGGGCAGGTGTACATGGATGGAGCCAACCTCAATGCCCAAGTCGGCCTGTGCCGTCCCGGCGATATCGGGGCTGATGTTTGCCATCTCAACCTGCACAAGACCTTTTGCATCCCGCACGGCGGTGGCGGGCCGGGCATGGGCCCCATTGGAGTGGCGGGGCACCTGGTCGATTTTCTGCCAGGCCATTCCGTTGTGAACCTGGGCGGCGAGAATCCGGTTGGCGCGGTCGCCTCCGCCCCGTGGGGGAGCGCGAGCATCCTGCCCATCTCCTGGGCCTATATCGCCGCCATGGGAGCAAAG from Verrucomicrobiia bacterium includes:
- the gcvP gene encoding aminomethyl-transferring glycine dehydrogenase; this encodes MLVTEAPDKVSTNGSEPGAARASARAPDVWLSHPDSFARRHIGPSAEETCQMLELLGYSSLGAMMDEAIPAGIRLNRPLQLPAGRSEHEVLDELKAIAGQNQVFRSYIGMGYSDCITPAVIQRNLLENPGWYTQYTPYQAEISQGRLEGLLAFQTMIIDLTGLDVANASLLDEGTAAAEAMSMCHGLKAERNIFFVSAECHPQTIDVVNTRAKALGIEVLVGDHRLFQFDQRVFGALVQYPDTYGEVHDYAGFVEQAHAAGALVAVAADLLSLTLLRAPGEFGADIALGSAQRFGVPLGYGGPHAAFFATREVFKRHMPGRIVGASKDATGRPGLRLALQTREQHIRREKATSNICTAQALLANIAAMYACYHGPVGLKRIASRTRLLAQILAKGLERLGYKTGPAIFFDTVRVDIGNQSSERIIKLAEGHKMNFRNLDERAFGLSLDETTNETDLAEIWRVFNADRAPGFTPEELAADVEFEYPAKLARTSPYLAHPLFNRHHSETEMMRYLKRLEARDLSLTTSMIPLGSCTMKLNAAFEMLPVTWPELNRLHPFSPLRQARGYQVLFQQLEEWLAEVTGFEGISLQPNAGSQGEYSGLLVIRAWHQSRGEGHRNVCLIPASAHGTNPASAVMAGLRVVPVACDAQGNIDLADLKAKAEAHRASLAALMVTYPSTHGVFEEGIRELCEIVHASGGQVYMDGANLNAQVGLCRPGDIGADVCHLNLHKTFCIPHGGGGPGMGPIGVAGHLVDFLPGHSVVNLGGENPVGAVASAPWGSASILPISWAYIAAMGAKGLTEASQYAILNANYIARRLQSFYPVLYRGAAGLVAHECILDMRQFRNVTVEDVAKRLMDYGFHAPTISWPVPGTMMVEPTESESKEELDRFCDALISIHAEIQAIELGQVDRQNNLLKNAPHTAEVLAAETWERPYTRQQACFPAPWLRESKFWPPVGRIDNVYGDRNLVCTCGGMEDYKEQR